From the genome of Neodiprion pinetum isolate iyNeoPine1 chromosome 3, iyNeoPine1.2, whole genome shotgun sequence, one region includes:
- the LOC124213675 gene encoding ketohexokinase isoform X2, with protein MISSFYEKIVGTSPPPEPNEPKILCVGLICLDIVQVCKQFPAEDSDQRCVAHRWQRGGNASNNCTVLSEAGNSCEFLGTLSAEQHLNFLQDDMRKCKINFAHCPTVEGFGCPTSTVILSLNSGSRTILHYNPNLPELSLENFEKLNLEEYSWIHFEGRNVGTVLSMIKHVETYNNSLKLASKDIKNRLDPALPMPITISIELEKSDEQLLDLLPYVDVTFVGRTFAQFRGFDNMTETLRRISQEAKSGATIICAWGDRGAMARTPDGRIVQSPAFPPHKIIDSLGAGDTFTAAILFYLNRVKLQPPLSNRNDSDLARNTKGAEAQSDPNTELQLNEVKRKITQNYNIESLEVSLTEFIDCTVLQNAVTFACKVAGAKIGLTGYEGLGNVFKDLLKD; from the exons AtgatttcaagtttttacGAAAAGATCGTGGGTACGTCGCCTCCACCTGAGCCCAATGAACCTAAAATACTTTGTGTCGGCCTGATCTGCCTGGACATTGTGCAAGTTTGCAAACAATTCCCAGCTGAGGACAGCGATCAGAG ATGCGTCGCGCACAGGTGGCAGCGCGGAGGAAATGCTTCCAACAACTGCACCGTTCTATCTGAAGCTGGGAATTCGTGCGAGTTTTTGGGTACACTAAGCGCGGAGCagcatttaaattttttacaagatGATATGCgcaaatgtaaaataaactTTGCACACTGCCCGACGGTGGAAGGATTTGGCTGTCCAACTTCAACAGTCATCCTGAGCCTTAATTCGGGAAGTCGAACTATTCTGCACTACAATCCGAATTTGCCAGAATTgagtttggaaaattttgagaaattaaaTTTGGAAGAATATAGTTGGATTCATTTTGAG GGAAGGAACGTGGGCACGGTTTTGTCTATGATCAAGCATGTAGAGACGTACAATAACTCGTTGAAATTGGCTTCGAAGGACATTAAAAATCGTCTCGATCCTGCACTTCCAATGCCGATCACTATTAGCATTGAGTTGGAAAAATCTGACGAGCAGCTTTTGGACCTGCTGCCTTACGTAGACGTCACTTTCGTCGGCAGAACATTTGCCCAATTTAGAGGATTTGACAATATGACCGAAACACTGAGAAGAATATCTCAGGAAGCCAAGTCCGG AGCAACCATAATTTGTGCATGGGGCGACAGGGGTGCCATGGCGCGTACGCCCGATGGCCGAATTGTCCAATCACCTGCGTTCCCCCCACACAAGATTATTGACAGCCTGGGAGCTGGGGACACGTTTACCGCAGCGATACTTTTTTATCTGAATAGAGTCAAGCTACAGCCACCATTGTCAAACAGAAACGACTCTGATCTCGCAAGAAACACCAAAGGCGCAGAAGCCCAGTCAGATCCGAATACAGAGTTACAGTTGAACGAGGTGAAGCGTaaaataacacaaaattaCAACATCGAAAGCCTTGAAGTGAGTCTGACGGAGTTTATAGATTGCACTGTTTTGCAAAACGCCGTTACTTTTGCTTGCAAAGTTGCCGGGGCGAAAATTGGGCTAACTGGTTACGAGGGACTTGGCAACGTTTTTAAAGATCTCTTGAAAGATTAA
- the LOC124213675 gene encoding ketohexokinase isoform X1: MSESKEMISSFYEKIVGTSPPPEPNEPKILCVGLICLDIVQVCKQFPAEDSDQRCVAHRWQRGGNASNNCTVLSEAGNSCEFLGTLSAEQHLNFLQDDMRKCKINFAHCPTVEGFGCPTSTVILSLNSGSRTILHYNPNLPELSLENFEKLNLEEYSWIHFEGRNVGTVLSMIKHVETYNNSLKLASKDIKNRLDPALPMPITISIELEKSDEQLLDLLPYVDVTFVGRTFAQFRGFDNMTETLRRISQEAKSGATIICAWGDRGAMARTPDGRIVQSPAFPPHKIIDSLGAGDTFTAAILFYLNRVKLQPPLSNRNDSDLARNTKGAEAQSDPNTELQLNEVKRKITQNYNIESLEVSLTEFIDCTVLQNAVTFACKVAGAKIGLTGYEGLGNVFKDLLKD, from the exons ATGAGCGAATCG AAGGAGAtgatttcaagtttttacGAAAAGATCGTGGGTACGTCGCCTCCACCTGAGCCCAATGAACCTAAAATACTTTGTGTCGGCCTGATCTGCCTGGACATTGTGCAAGTTTGCAAACAATTCCCAGCTGAGGACAGCGATCAGAG ATGCGTCGCGCACAGGTGGCAGCGCGGAGGAAATGCTTCCAACAACTGCACCGTTCTATCTGAAGCTGGGAATTCGTGCGAGTTTTTGGGTACACTAAGCGCGGAGCagcatttaaattttttacaagatGATATGCgcaaatgtaaaataaactTTGCACACTGCCCGACGGTGGAAGGATTTGGCTGTCCAACTTCAACAGTCATCCTGAGCCTTAATTCGGGAAGTCGAACTATTCTGCACTACAATCCGAATTTGCCAGAATTgagtttggaaaattttgagaaattaaaTTTGGAAGAATATAGTTGGATTCATTTTGAG GGAAGGAACGTGGGCACGGTTTTGTCTATGATCAAGCATGTAGAGACGTACAATAACTCGTTGAAATTGGCTTCGAAGGACATTAAAAATCGTCTCGATCCTGCACTTCCAATGCCGATCACTATTAGCATTGAGTTGGAAAAATCTGACGAGCAGCTTTTGGACCTGCTGCCTTACGTAGACGTCACTTTCGTCGGCAGAACATTTGCCCAATTTAGAGGATTTGACAATATGACCGAAACACTGAGAAGAATATCTCAGGAAGCCAAGTCCGG AGCAACCATAATTTGTGCATGGGGCGACAGGGGTGCCATGGCGCGTACGCCCGATGGCCGAATTGTCCAATCACCTGCGTTCCCCCCACACAAGATTATTGACAGCCTGGGAGCTGGGGACACGTTTACCGCAGCGATACTTTTTTATCTGAATAGAGTCAAGCTACAGCCACCATTGTCAAACAGAAACGACTCTGATCTCGCAAGAAACACCAAAGGCGCAGAAGCCCAGTCAGATCCGAATACAGAGTTACAGTTGAACGAGGTGAAGCGTaaaataacacaaaattaCAACATCGAAAGCCTTGAAGTGAGTCTGACGGAGTTTATAGATTGCACTGTTTTGCAAAACGCCGTTACTTTTGCTTGCAAAGTTGCCGGGGCGAAAATTGGGCTAACTGGTTACGAGGGACTTGGCAACGTTTTTAAAGATCTCTTGAAAGATTAA